From a region of the Candidatus Rhabdochlamydia porcellionis genome:
- a CDS encoding EscT/YscT/HrcT family type III secretion system export apparatus protein, which produces MNPNESYLAFFSKLFELDPFALLSLFFLGLMRFAPIVSLAPFLGNKAPSTVKMGLLICLTLVFLPQMIMTSQTIVGFNFQYIVLCFKELFLGFVLAFFITIPFYIAETAGVNIDFLRGSSALQVTDPFMQTPSSSIGIFYNYIMIVIFYQINGIFYFFNALFDFYTIIPADKMLSSYFFTFQAAFWQSVWTLVGKIVSIGIQLAAPSIIAILMTEMFLGIANRLAPQVQIAFLGMSLKSLLGLAVLCAAWFFILQQMGIQSLGYLKDLEMILKSFQ; this is translated from the coding sequence ATGAACCCTAATGAATCTTACCTAGCTTTTTTTTCCAAACTTTTTGAACTAGATCCTTTTGCATTGCTTTCCCTATTTTTTTTAGGATTGATGCGATTTGCACCTATTGTAAGTTTAGCTCCTTTTTTAGGGAATAAAGCTCCTAGCACGGTAAAAATGGGCCTTTTGATCTGTTTAACCCTTGTATTTTTACCGCAAATGATTATGACTTCTCAAACAATAGTTGGATTTAATTTTCAATATATTGTCCTTTGTTTTAAAGAACTCTTCCTTGGATTCGTTCTTGCATTTTTTATAACAATCCCTTTCTACATTGCAGAAACAGCTGGGGTAAATATCGACTTTCTCAGAGGATCTTCTGCTTTGCAAGTGACAGATCCTTTTATGCAAACCCCTTCTTCTTCTATTGGTATTTTTTATAATTACATCATGATTGTGATCTTCTATCAAATCAACGGCATCTTTTATTTTTTTAATGCTCTTTTCGATTTTTATACAATTATTCCCGCAGATAAAATGCTTTCATCGTATTTCTTTACTTTTCAAGCAGCTTTTTGGCAAAGCGTTTGGACATTAGTTGGAAAAATCGTATCAATTGGTATTCAATTAGCAGCTCCATCTATCATTGCTATATTAATGACGGAGATGTTTTTAGGAATCGCTAACAGATTAGCTCCTCAAGTACAAATTGCTTTTTTAGGTATGTCTCTTAAGTCATTACTTGGGCTTGCGGTTCTTTGTGCTGCATGGTTTTTTATTTTACAACAAATGGGCATACAATCATTAGGATATCTAAAAGATCTAGAAATGATTCTAAAGAGCTTTCAATAG
- a CDS encoding Lpg1974 family pore-forming outer membrane protein, whose amino-acid sequence MQWNLKKVWPATAASMLLATSFTYADFGDSSSLRNIENRLNCLEQKRGVNGMINPPAMPLTRNGWDFQISADALLWQLFEDGLSYAVETTSTGLPVGADGVESNYNWGFRLGLDWTLPHDNWDVDLSWTHLISNRHGSSTADTTGATPNVLVKAQGFANATTVGYTTASARYHNRLDQIDLSLGREFFISKWVTLRPFFGLRADWLRQRFRTSYGSTATTPLDQSTNQRNKWWGIGIESGLNTQWSFCSGFSIYGNVATAIEYGLQKLQLSESGGVDASFRRSYHICRPILDLQLGLGWDYNFCEDGFHFGLKLGWETHVYFDQSRFLSYNTVNYSDNTSGGSLTYQGWTLHACFDF is encoded by the coding sequence ATGCAATGGAATTTGAAAAAGGTGTGGCCCGCAACTGCCGCATCTATGTTATTAGCAACAAGCTTTACGTATGCGGATTTTGGTGATTCATCATCCCTGCGTAATATAGAAAATCGTCTTAATTGCCTTGAGCAAAAACGAGGCGTAAATGGAATGATCAACCCTCCTGCAATGCCTCTAACTAGAAATGGATGGGACTTTCAAATATCTGCAGATGCTCTTTTATGGCAACTATTTGAAGACGGTCTTAGTTATGCTGTAGAAACAACATCTACTGGCCTTCCTGTTGGAGCTGATGGAGTAGAAAGTAACTACAATTGGGGATTCCGTCTTGGCCTTGACTGGACCCTACCGCATGATAATTGGGATGTAGATCTTTCTTGGACACACCTAATTAGCAATCGTCATGGCAGTTCTACGGCAGATACTACAGGTGCTACGCCAAACGTTTTAGTGAAAGCACAAGGTTTTGCAAATGCTACTACTGTAGGCTATACCACTGCAAGCGCAAGATACCACAATCGTCTTGATCAAATTGATCTTAGCCTAGGTCGTGAGTTCTTCATTAGCAAATGGGTAACACTACGTCCTTTCTTTGGACTAAGAGCTGATTGGTTACGCCAAAGATTCCGTACTTCTTACGGCTCTACTGCTACCACCCCATTAGATCAAAGCACTAACCAAAGAAATAAATGGTGGGGAATTGGTATTGAGTCAGGACTTAATACACAATGGAGTTTCTGTAGTGGATTTAGCATTTATGGAAACGTAGCCACTGCTATTGAGTATGGCTTACAAAAGCTGCAATTGAGCGAGTCTGGCGGTGTTGATGCTTCATTTAGAAGAAGCTACCATATTTGCAGACCTATCCTGGATTTACAGCTTGGACTAGGTTGGGATTATAACTTCTGTGAAGACGGCTTTCACTTTGGATTAAAATTAGGCTGGGAAACCCATGTATATTTCGATCAAAGCAGATTCTTGTCTTACAACACAGTCAACTATTCAGACAACACTTCTGGTGGAAGTCTGACTTATCAAGGCTGGACATTACATGCTTGCTTTGACTTCTAA
- a CDS encoding Lpg1974 family pore-forming outer membrane protein, translated as MQGNLKKIWPTITASMLLTLSFTYADVNDCATPDLPNKPNLVKSALPTPDLTNTPNLENCLPCLETNKMINPPGMPLTRNGWGFQISADALLWQLQEDGLIYATELTSLGLPIRNDRVKQKYNWGFRVGLDWTLPHDNWDVAATWTHLINNRHVSATAATGNFLLAPKIGIGFTTASAKYHNRLEQISLNTGREFFVSRWVTLRPFFGLRANWLRQRLRESYSGTATNPTDAQITQRRVKWWGIGIESGLNTQWSFCGGFSLYGNVAGAIEYGLIKQTINESGIIAYSFRDSYHICKPIIDLQLGLGWDYNSCNDCFHFGLKLGWENHVYLNQGLLFDSIPLGDLTYQGWTLHANFDF; from the coding sequence ATGCAAGGGAACTTGAAAAAAATATGGCCTACAATTACTGCATCTATGTTGTTAACTCTAAGCTTTACGTATGCAGATGTCAATGATTGTGCTACGCCTGATTTACCTAATAAGCCTAATTTAGTTAAGTCTGCTCTACCTACGCCTGATTTAACTAATACGCCTAATTTAGAAAATTGCCTCCCTTGCCTTGAAACAAATAAAATGATTAATCCTCCTGGAATGCCGCTAACCAGAAATGGATGGGGCTTTCAAATATCTGCAGATGCTCTGCTTTGGCAGCTACAAGAAGATGGCCTTATCTACGCTACAGAATTAACCTCTCTTGGCCTTCCTATTAGAAATGATCGAGTAAAACAAAAATATAATTGGGGATTCCGCGTTGGTCTGGATTGGACTCTACCTCATGATAATTGGGATGTAGCAGCTACTTGGACACATTTAATTAACAATCGCCATGTTAGTGCTACAGCAGCTACAGGTAATTTTTTATTAGCACCAAAGATTGGTATAGGTTTTACAACTGCAAGCGCAAAGTATCACAATCGTCTTGAACAAATTAGCCTTAATACAGGTCGCGAGTTTTTTGTAAGTAGGTGGGTAACACTACGCCCTTTCTTTGGACTAAGAGCCAATTGGTTACGCCAAAGATTACGTGAGTCTTATTCTGGAACAGCTACAAACCCTACAGATGCCCAAATTACTCAGAGAAGAGTTAAATGGTGGGGAATTGGGATCGAATCAGGTCTTAACACACAGTGGAGTTTTTGTGGTGGATTTAGTCTTTATGGAAACGTAGCTGGTGCTATTGAGTATGGACTGATTAAACAAACTATAAATGAATCTGGAATTATCGCTTATTCATTTAGAGATAGTTATCATATTTGTAAACCTATTATAGACCTTCAATTGGGACTAGGTTGGGATTACAATTCCTGTAATGACTGCTTCCACTTTGGATTGAAATTAGGCTGGGAAAACCACGTGTATCTCAATCAAGGTCTCTTATTTGATTCCATCCCTTTAGGAGATTTAACCTACCAAGGTTGGACTCTACACGCAAACTTTGATTTCTAA
- a CDS encoding aminotransferase class V-fold PLP-dependent enzyme yields MNQEFNVWKIRQDFPMLRQLMHGRPFIYLDSAATAQKPQVVINTISDFYTNHYATVNRSVYAFASKASAHYNSVRQKVKRFLNAAFIEEIIFTKSTTESINLVAYCLSKLCLQPGDEVLISEMEHHSNIIPWYMCCRERGAQLKVIPVNESGELIFEEFQKLLSDKTKIVSIVHMSNVLGTVNPIEEIVREAHAKGAKVVVDGAQSAPHMLIDVQKMGVDFYAFSAHKMYGPTGLGVLYGKRSLLEVMPPYQGGGDMIDEVAFDRITYQEPPLKFEAGTPMIAEVIGLGAALDYIESIDQKLVAVWEKDLLEYATQHLMEIKGLKIIGIAQKKGPIISFSIDGFHPLDLATLLDLRGIAMRTGHLCAQPILKRYHVSSLLRISLAFYNTFEEIDIFIHALKEALLLLKPEISY; encoded by the coding sequence TTGAACCAGGAATTTAATGTCTGGAAAATACGCCAAGATTTTCCTATGCTACGTCAGTTAATGCATGGCCGTCCTTTTATTTACTTAGATTCAGCAGCTACAGCTCAGAAGCCGCAGGTTGTAATTAATACAATATCCGATTTTTATACAAATCATTATGCCACAGTGAATCGTTCTGTTTATGCTTTTGCTAGTAAAGCAAGCGCTCATTACAATTCTGTTCGCCAAAAAGTTAAACGCTTCTTAAATGCTGCTTTTATTGAGGAGATTATATTTACCAAAAGCACAACAGAGTCCATTAATCTTGTTGCCTACTGCCTGAGTAAGCTCTGTTTACAACCAGGTGATGAAGTGCTTATTTCTGAAATGGAACATCATTCCAATATTATTCCTTGGTATATGTGCTGTAGAGAAAGAGGAGCTCAGCTTAAAGTAATCCCTGTGAATGAATCTGGAGAGTTAATTTTTGAAGAATTCCAAAAACTGCTTTCCGATAAGACTAAAATTGTAAGCATTGTACATATGTCAAATGTTTTAGGCACTGTTAACCCCATTGAAGAAATTGTTAGAGAAGCTCATGCAAAAGGTGCTAAAGTAGTTGTCGATGGAGCTCAAAGCGCACCTCATATGCTAATCGATGTACAAAAAATGGGAGTAGATTTTTATGCTTTTTCAGCACACAAAATGTATGGTCCAACAGGATTAGGAGTGTTATACGGCAAGCGTTCTCTATTAGAAGTGATGCCTCCTTATCAAGGAGGAGGAGATATGATTGATGAAGTAGCATTTGATAGAATCACTTACCAAGAACCTCCTTTAAAATTTGAAGCAGGAACTCCCATGATTGCAGAAGTTATAGGTTTAGGCGCAGCATTGGATTATATAGAGTCGATTGATCAAAAGCTTGTTGCCGTATGGGAAAAAGATTTGCTTGAATATGCTACTCAGCATCTCATGGAAATTAAAGGATTAAAAATCATTGGTATAGCTCAGAAAAAAGGGCCTATCATAAGTTTTTCCATTGATGGATTTCATCCTCTTGATTTGGCCACATTGCTTGATTTAAGAGGAATTGCAATGAGAACAGGGCATTTGTGTGCTCAACCTATTTTAAAACGTTATCATGTAAGCTCTTTATTAAGGATCTCTTTAGCTTTTTATAATACTTTTGAAGAAATTGATATTTTTATCCATGCTTTAAAAGAAGCTCTTCTATTGCTGAAACCTGAAATTTCTTACTAA
- the sufD gene encoding Fe-S cluster assembly protein SufD, producing MTGLTKQAQSLLLQHLEAQFEKLKTADALSFYRRLAWKKFQELGMPNRTQDAFKYVSLQGLSTLAVDQTCDSPEVDKKRFESEILPESKHSYFLFVNGCFHPNLSNFSALPPQIKILSLSEAMQSHKAFLQHHLQQQMQKEQDPFAALNLALHSNGLFVYIPPKIVVNTPIQCLQIITEKAFLTVPRMQIVAGAHTQTKWVFSCLDYKSDDYLSLPLLDFTLEEKAEVHGYSIEYHKEHRWQFSSLRAALKKKASFHAMHLGAGGRVSRINAYVYLKEKESKTQLKGLLNLSGKASSHCHLTVEHQAPDTSSLQHFKGILNDFSRSSFEGKIKVNSEAQRTRAYQLNNNLLLGSGAIANSKPNLEIFADDVKASHGATVSQLSEDQLFYLETRGLSPIEAKERLLNAYAQEIIQEIPYRFLIEQILREMF from the coding sequence ATGACTGGCTTAACTAAACAAGCACAATCGCTGCTTTTACAACATTTAGAAGCACAGTTTGAAAAACTTAAAACAGCAGATGCTCTCAGCTTTTACCGAAGGCTAGCATGGAAAAAGTTTCAAGAATTAGGGATGCCAAATCGCACTCAAGATGCATTTAAATATGTTTCTCTGCAAGGCTTATCCACTTTAGCAGTTGATCAGACATGTGATAGTCCTGAAGTAGATAAAAAGAGATTTGAGTCAGAGATTCTACCAGAAAGTAAACACAGTTATTTTCTATTTGTTAACGGTTGTTTTCACCCGAACTTGAGCAATTTTTCAGCGCTGCCTCCTCAAATCAAAATTTTGTCTTTATCGGAAGCAATGCAGTCGCATAAGGCTTTTTTACAACATCATCTTCAGCAGCAAATGCAAAAAGAGCAAGATCCTTTTGCCGCTTTAAATTTAGCCCTGCATTCTAATGGGTTATTTGTTTACATTCCTCCAAAAATTGTAGTAAATACACCTATTCAATGCTTACAAATTATAACAGAAAAGGCTTTTCTTACGGTGCCTCGTATGCAAATCGTAGCAGGAGCACATACACAAACAAAATGGGTTTTTTCTTGTTTGGATTACAAAAGCGATGACTATCTAAGCTTGCCCTTATTAGATTTTACATTGGAAGAGAAAGCAGAAGTTCATGGATATTCTATAGAATATCATAAAGAGCATAGATGGCAATTTTCTTCTTTAAGAGCTGCTTTGAAAAAAAAGGCCTCTTTTCATGCAATGCATTTAGGTGCAGGTGGTAGAGTTTCTAGAATAAATGCATATGTTTATTTAAAAGAAAAAGAGAGTAAAACCCAACTAAAGGGTCTCCTTAATCTCTCAGGAAAAGCCTCTTCACATTGTCATTTAACCGTTGAACACCAAGCACCAGATACCAGTTCTTTGCAACACTTTAAGGGGATCTTAAATGACTTTAGTCGATCGAGTTTTGAAGGGAAAATTAAAGTGAACTCTGAAGCACAAAGAACGCGAGCTTATCAGTTAAATAACAACTTGCTCTTAGGATCTGGAGCAATTGCTAATAGTAAACCTAATCTAGAGATTTTTGCAGATGATGTGAAAGCCTCGCATGGCGCTACCGTTTCTCAATTGAGTGAAGATCAACTCTTTTATTTAGAGACAAGAGGCCTGAGTCCTATAGAAGCTAAAGAGAGGCTTCTTAATGCTTATGCTCAAGAAATTATTCAAGAAATCCCTTATCGATTTTTAATAGAGCAAATTTTGAGAGAAATGTTTTGA
- the sufC gene encoding Fe-S cluster assembly ATPase SufC has protein sequence MLEITQLQASVAGKTILKGLNLQINPGEIHAIMGPNGAGKSTLAKILAGDPSYEITAGDLIFEGKSLLELSAHERAHLGIFLGFQYPVEITGISNFQFLHAAYNAKRKAQLLDSLSEEAFNEIMQEKMHLVGVKKEFQSRSINEGFSGGEKKKNEILQMAVLEPKLAILDETDSGLDIDAMKVVAKGVQSALKPDSSLLLITHYQRLLDYIKPHFVHVVLDGVIVKSGSATLALELERKGYDWLN, from the coding sequence ATGTTAGAAATTACACAATTGCAAGCAAGCGTTGCAGGGAAAACCATCTTAAAAGGACTAAATTTACAGATAAATCCTGGAGAAATTCATGCAATTATGGGACCAAATGGCGCTGGTAAGTCTACTTTAGCAAAAATTTTAGCAGGAGATCCCTCTTATGAGATCACTGCAGGGGATCTTATTTTCGAGGGAAAGAGTTTATTAGAATTGAGCGCGCATGAAAGGGCTCATTTAGGAATATTTCTAGGATTTCAATACCCTGTAGAGATTACAGGGATTTCTAACTTTCAATTCCTACATGCAGCTTATAATGCAAAGCGCAAGGCGCAGCTGCTAGACTCTCTATCTGAGGAGGCATTTAATGAAATTATGCAAGAAAAAATGCATCTTGTGGGAGTAAAAAAAGAATTTCAATCGCGCAGCATTAACGAAGGATTCTCGGGTGGAGAAAAAAAGAAAAATGAGATCTTGCAGATGGCTGTTTTAGAACCGAAACTTGCTATTCTTGATGAAACCGATTCTGGGTTGGATATTGATGCTATGAAAGTGGTTGCCAAAGGGGTTCAAAGTGCCTTAAAACCGGACTCGAGTTTACTGTTAATAACTCATTATCAACGCTTACTCGATTATATTAAACCTCATTTTGTTCATGTTGTTTTAGATGGGGTAATTGTGAAATCAGGCTCGGCTACATTGGCATTAGAACTGGAGAGAAAAGGATATGACTGGCTTAACTAA
- the sufB gene encoding Fe-S cluster assembly protein SufB, giving the protein MSTEQLIEERSEYKFGFTTSIETESFPKGLSEDTVRSISAKKEEPAFLLEFRLQAFAKWKQMKEPKWGNLRYTPIDYQNISYYSAPKKKQSLSSLDEVDPEILKTFAKLGIPLDEQKRLANVAVDVVFDSVSLGTTFHKALAESGVILCSISEAIKLYPELVEKYLGSVVPIGDNFFAALNSAVFSDGSFVYVPKGVRSPIELSTYFRINDRESGQFERTLIIAEENSYVSYLEGCTAPAFNKNQLHAAVVELVAMDHAEIKYSTVQNWYSGDPKTGLGGIYNFVTKRGRCQGISSKICWTQVEAGAAITWKYPSCVLQGDNAVGEFYSVALTNGVMQADTGTKMIHLGKNTRSTIISKGISADKSHNTYRGLVKIAPRAEGARNYTQCDSMLIGNQCSANTFPYIEIANETAQLEHEASTSKMNEEQLFYLETRGISREDAINLIVNGFCKKVIQELPLEFAVEAQKLLTLKLENSVG; this is encoded by the coding sequence ATGTCAACCGAACAACTTATAGAAGAACGCTCAGAGTATAAATTTGGTTTTACCACCTCGATTGAAACGGAAAGTTTTCCAAAAGGACTATCAGAGGATACGGTTCGCTCTATTTCAGCTAAAAAAGAAGAACCTGCTTTTTTACTAGAGTTTCGTTTACAAGCATTTGCTAAATGGAAGCAAATGAAAGAACCAAAGTGGGGAAATTTACGTTACACACCTATTGATTATCAAAACATTTCTTATTATTCTGCGCCTAAAAAAAAGCAGTCTTTAAGTAGTTTAGATGAAGTAGATCCTGAAATTTTAAAAACATTTGCAAAGCTAGGTATTCCTTTAGACGAGCAGAAAAGGCTAGCTAATGTGGCTGTGGATGTTGTCTTTGATTCGGTTTCTTTGGGGACTACTTTTCATAAGGCTTTAGCAGAATCAGGTGTGATCTTATGTTCGATTTCAGAAGCGATAAAGCTTTATCCAGAATTAGTAGAAAAGTATCTGGGAAGTGTTGTTCCGATTGGAGATAATTTTTTTGCAGCACTTAATTCAGCTGTATTCTCAGATGGCTCTTTTGTCTATGTTCCCAAAGGTGTGCGCTCTCCTATTGAATTATCCACTTATTTTCGCATAAATGACCGAGAAAGCGGGCAGTTTGAAAGAACATTGATTATTGCTGAGGAGAACTCCTACGTAAGTTACTTAGAGGGGTGCACAGCCCCTGCTTTTAATAAAAATCAATTACATGCAGCAGTTGTTGAATTGGTTGCGATGGATCACGCAGAAATTAAATACTCTACAGTGCAGAATTGGTATTCGGGAGATCCTAAGACAGGACTTGGAGGGATTTATAACTTTGTTACTAAAAGAGGACGATGTCAAGGGATTAGCTCAAAAATTTGTTGGACACAGGTAGAAGCCGGAGCTGCAATTACATGGAAATATCCCAGTTGTGTTCTACAAGGGGATAACGCGGTAGGAGAATTTTATTCAGTAGCTCTGACCAATGGAGTGATGCAAGCGGATACTGGTACAAAAATGATCCATCTAGGTAAAAATACACGATCGACAATCATATCTAAAGGGATTTCAGCGGATAAATCCCATAATACGTACCGCGGTCTTGTTAAAATTGCTCCTCGTGCAGAAGGAGCGCGTAACTATACACAATGTGATTCGATGCTAATTGGAAATCAGTGTTCTGCCAATACTTTCCCCTATATCGAAATAGCTAATGAAACAGCCCAATTAGAACATGAAGCTTCTACTTCAAAAATGAATGAAGAGCAACTGTTTTATTTAGAAACTAGGGGAATTTCTCGAGAAGATGCGATTAATTTAATCGTTAATGGATTTTGTAAAAAAGTCATTCAAGAATTACCTCTAGAGTTTGCTGTTGAGGCACAAAAATTATTAACTTTAAAATTAGAAAATTCTGTTGGATAG
- the kdsB gene encoding 3-deoxy-manno-octulosonate cytidylyltransferase — protein MLKIICVIPARLYSTRFPKKILTLLHDKPLIRWVWEKACSISCFNQVVIAIDAEETRKVVQSFGAHYIMTSQECPTGTDRLIEVMQKGFMQADIWVNWQADEPFISEQMIKDLLQSTSDSDIWTLKKRIIDSSDILSPHITKVICNHEGNALYFSRSPIPHYRDQNPLQLYYQHIGLYAFSQMALEKISQLGSCDIEEAEKLEQLRFLFYNLRIRVNETLESSLGIDLPEHLVKAEKYLGLLPS, from the coding sequence ATGCTAAAGATTATTTGTGTAATACCGGCTAGATTATACTCTACGCGGTTTCCTAAGAAAATCCTTACCTTACTACATGACAAACCTTTAATCCGATGGGTATGGGAAAAAGCCTGTTCTATTTCTTGTTTTAATCAAGTAGTAATTGCTATAGATGCAGAAGAAACGAGAAAAGTTGTCCAATCCTTTGGCGCTCATTATATCATGACATCTCAAGAATGCCCAACAGGAACAGATCGATTGATCGAAGTTATGCAAAAAGGTTTTATGCAAGCAGATATATGGGTCAATTGGCAGGCAGATGAACCATTTATCAGTGAGCAAATGATTAAAGATCTTTTGCAGTCAACCTCCGATAGCGATATATGGACTTTGAAAAAAAGAATTATCGATTCTTCTGATATTTTATCACCTCATATTACAAAAGTTATCTGTAATCATGAAGGAAATGCGCTTTATTTTTCTCGTAGTCCTATCCCACATTATCGAGATCAAAATCCATTACAATTGTATTATCAGCATATTGGGCTTTATGCTTTTTCTCAAATGGCCCTAGAAAAGATCTCTCAATTAGGTTCTTGTGACATTGAAGAAGCAGAAAAATTGGAACAATTACGCTTTTTGTTTTATAATCTACGCATTCGTGTAAATGAAACTCTAGAAAGCTCTTTAGGGATTGATCTTCCTGAACATCTTGTTAAAGCAGAAAAGTATTTAGGATTGCTGCCTTCTTGA
- the rfbB gene encoding dTDP-glucose 4,6-dehydratase, with the protein MRSRFKSLLVTGGAGFIGSCFIRYGLNKVYGVEKIINLDALTYAGNMHNLEPIQNDGRHVFVQADICDQKRVAQLLEEHQIEVIVHFAAESHVDRSILGSKEFLETNVGGTLALLDLVRLFPQIHFHHVSTDEVYGSLTHQESSFKETSLYKPNSPYAASKAAADHFVRAYAHTYKLLTTISHCSNNYGPCQHPEKFIPRMIAGCLHKSFLPIYGEGMNIRDWLFVEDHVKAIWTILGRGVIGESYAIGGGCEKTNIDVLYSIIDTFSALKNEDPTQLKLLIKKVADRPGHDLRYSIDATKIKKNLDWTPMYDFESSLKETIRWYLEYPKRLEC; encoded by the coding sequence ATGCGATCACGGTTTAAATCTTTATTAGTTACTGGAGGGGCAGGCTTTATTGGTTCTTGCTTTATTCGCTATGGACTAAACAAGGTTTATGGAGTTGAGAAAATTATAAATCTTGATGCGCTGACTTATGCTGGTAATATGCATAATCTAGAGCCCATTCAAAATGATGGACGTCATGTGTTTGTGCAAGCAGATATTTGTGATCAAAAAAGAGTAGCACAGCTTTTAGAAGAACATCAGATTGAAGTAATTGTGCACTTTGCTGCAGAAAGTCATGTTGATAGAAGCATTTTAGGATCAAAAGAATTTTTAGAGACTAATGTAGGAGGAACTCTTGCTCTGCTAGATCTTGTACGTTTATTTCCTCAAATTCACTTTCATCATGTATCTACAGATGAAGTATATGGATCTTTAACTCATCAAGAGAGCTCTTTTAAGGAAACATCTCTTTATAAACCCAACTCTCCTTATGCGGCGTCCAAAGCAGCAGCAGATCACTTCGTACGTGCATATGCCCATACGTATAAACTTTTGACCACTATTTCTCATTGCTCCAATAATTATGGGCCTTGTCAACATCCAGAGAAGTTTATTCCAAGGATGATTGCAGGTTGTTTGCATAAATCTTTTCTACCTATATATGGAGAAGGAATGAACATTCGTGATTGGTTATTTGTTGAAGATCACGTTAAGGCTATTTGGACAATTTTAGGACGAGGAGTTATAGGAGAGTCTTATGCTATAGGAGGAGGATGTGAGAAAACAAATATCGATGTACTTTATTCTATCATCGATACTTTTTCTGCTTTAAAAAATGAAGATCCTACCCAACTAAAACTTCTCATTAAAAAAGTAGCTGATAGACCAGGACATGATTTGCGTTATTCTATTGATGCTACTAAGATTAAAAAAAATCTTGACTGGACGCCTATGTATGATTTCGAGTCCTCTTTAAAAGAGACTATCCGTTGGTATTTAGAATACCCAAAGAGGTTAGAATGCTAA
- the rfbD gene encoding dTDP-4-dehydrorhamnose reductase codes for MKIWILGGKGMLASVCAKICIQKNLQCVVDDRSLADITDYNQLLQRARLIQPTHVINCAAYTHVDQAEKNPELAFLINATGASFVAKVAKLIDAHLMHISTDYVFSGDRQAPYCEEDTPCPLNVYGASKLAGENLVLDIHPSACVLRTSWIFGTEGKNFISSLLPLLQNQEEIHVVQDQWGCLTYCYDLASIVLYLIQEKGIYHFVNQGVCSRFDVAKELFDKLQDRIFCKKIIPTSAINYVNMAKRPRFNVLGTRKISKKLNRDPRHWKEALGEFFIDAITV; via the coding sequence ATGAAGATTTGGATTTTAGGTGGCAAAGGGATGCTAGCTAGTGTATGTGCAAAAATATGTATACAAAAAAATTTGCAGTGCGTTGTTGATGATAGATCTTTAGCTGATATCACAGATTATAATCAACTATTACAAAGAGCTAGGTTAATACAACCAACACATGTGATTAATTGTGCTGCTTATACTCATGTAGATCAAGCAGAAAAAAATCCAGAGTTAGCCTTTTTGATAAATGCAACAGGAGCATCTTTTGTGGCAAAAGTAGCCAAGTTAATAGATGCGCACTTAATGCATATCTCAACGGATTATGTATTTTCAGGAGATCGGCAAGCTCCTTACTGCGAAGAAGATACTCCTTGTCCTCTAAATGTGTATGGTGCAAGTAAACTAGCAGGAGAAAATCTAGTATTGGATATTCATCCTAGCGCATGTGTTCTTCGCACTTCTTGGATTTTTGGTACAGAAGGAAAAAATTTCATCAGTTCTTTATTGCCTTTATTACAAAATCAAGAAGAGATTCATGTAGTCCAAGATCAATGGGGATGTCTTACGTATTGCTATGATTTAGCTTCTATTGTTTTGTATCTTATACAAGAGAAAGGAATTTATCATTTTGTAAATCAAGGTGTTTGTTCTCGTTTTGATGTTGCAAAAGAACTTTTTGACAAGCTGCAAGATCGCATCTTTTGTAAGAAAATTATTCCTACTTCAGCTATTAACTATGTAAATATGGCAAAACGCCCGAGGTTCAACGTATTAGGGACACGGAAAATTTCTAAAAAGTTGAATAGAGATCCCAGACATTGGAAAGAGGCATTAGGAGAATTTTTTATAGATGCGATCACGGTTTAA